The segment CGCGCATCCGCGCCGCGCCTCCTCGCAGCGCTCCACCTGTCCCCCCGCCGTCACGAGGCGCTCCCATGCTCCACTGCGCAGCGCAGGCACCAGGCAATGGATACAATACAACTATTGCAGCAGCAGCCCAAGCTGCAAGCGGAACAGACGCGGACCAAACCACTGCTCACTCGCCTccccgctctctctctctctctctctctctctctctctatttccTATTCTTCTAGTAGTAGTCTAGATCCAAGAAGAGGAGGCAAGAAGGCAGCAAGGAAGCTTTGGAGCTGTAGGAACACTGTAGATCCAGCCAGTGGCAGATTTGGAGAGGAGCAGGGGTACGTGCATGGCCAGCAGCAAGTGGTGGGAGCAGGCGGCACTCGACTTCCCGTCGCCGCAGCCGCACCAGGCGGTGCCCATGCCGCCGGCGCTAGCTCCCGCGGTTGCCTCGCCGGAGGGCGGcggcaagcagcagcagcagccgcagcaAGCGGGCGCCGGGGCGGCGGGGGCCATCGTGCCGCTGCGTCGGCCGCGGGGCCGGCCGCTGGGGTCCAAGAACAAGCCGAAGCCGCCGGTGATCATCACGCGGGACAGCCCGGACGCGCTGCACTCGCACGTGCTCGAGGTGGCGCCGGGCGCCGACGTGTCGGCGTGCGTGGCGGAGTACGCGCGGCGCCGGGGCCGCGGCGTCTGCGTCCTGGGCGCGTCGGGCGCGGTCGGGGACGTGGCCGTGCGCGGCGCCACGGCGCCGCTCCGGGGCCGGTTCGAGCTCCTCTCCGTCACCGGCACCGTGCTGCCCCCGCCGGCACCGCCCGAGGCGTCGGGCCTCGCCGTGCTCGTCTCCGCCGGCCAGGGCCAGGTCCTCGGCGGCTGCGTCGTTGGCCCGCTCGTCGCCGCTGGCCCCGTCACCATCTTCGCCGCGACGTTCGCCAACGCGGTCTACGAGCGCCTCCCGCTCGCCGACGCCCCCGAGCTCGACGTCAAGCCCGACCTCTCCACCGCTACCTCGGCTGGCGGGCAAGatgtgcagcagcagcagcagcagcagccacagCTTCCAATGGCGCCCTCCCACCAGCAACCTCCGGCGGCCATGGGCGCCGGCGGCTACGCGGACCACCGCTCGCCGCCGTACCCGTGGGGAGGCGGCGTATGATGAGATGAGCCGCAACCGATGCATCGACTCCTTCTCGGCCGGCGTTTCTTGGTTTTCTTGGTCCTAACATTGACTAGAGAACTAGGTTTTGTCAAGGTAATTGTTGGGCTGGTACTGCTACTGCATGCAGCATGCATGGAATTGATTCATTGGAACCCTTCTTGGGCTCCTGTAATTTCCTTCCTTCTCCTTCGATTTGTGATTTTGTTGTGGGAAAATGGAGTGATTTGGCTGGCCACAGGGAGCCAAAGAACTTGGTGCACATGGAGCATTACATTAGATTAGCATGCTGATGCTTGCAAATTACTTTCCCCCCTAGCAAATGCAGCAGGTAGGCTGGAACAAGTGTTTGAATTGTGTGGGCTGTGTGGTTAAATGAGCTGAGTGTTCTTGTTCAATGGACAACAAAACTCACATCACATTTCTGCTCTTTTGATTTGGCAACACTAGCTGTCTACATGTGATTAATGCACTCATGAGAAACCTGAAATTCCGTTGTTAAATTATAGTAATGCTGTGTCCCTGCTCGCTAGCTAGCCCGATACATCGATTTAATTTCGTTTGATCCTTCTTTTATTCTAGtgtactctcttttttttagcaaATCTAGTGTACTCTTGTTGATTACCCCATCTTTTGACATGCTTCGTTCTCCGAACTTCAAGATAATCTGATTTTGCTTTTGCTTTTAAATCGATCGCCTTCCATTTTGCCATGTTCTATTCCACTTTACTACCCATGGTACAATTTACTTTCTGATGGATTGGTTTTGCAAAATGCATGTACTTCCCTAGCTCAAATCCTAGTTAGTATGCTAGGTTGCTACCAGCCTACCACATACTTTGTGTTCTTGACCAGGCTCACATTTTGGGGACCTCTCATATTTTGGGGGCCTTTTTGAAAGCACaaatgaaaaaagaaaaaaaaacattaacTGTCTAGAAATGTAAGAATAGAACAAAAAAAATCTTAGAGTGGGAATATCCATTCAGATGGACCGTAAgcaaaataaagaaagaaagaaagaaatcaaaataaaacaaaattaaAAGAGGGGATATAATAATCTTATATGAGCTTGAAATTCATGTAATAATCCCTCTAAAATCATGGTAGAATTGCAAATTCTTATAGAGAAGTAGCAAGCCGTTTCACCCCTTTGTTCCAACAAAGATTCAATTAATTTCTTTGAACAATTTTAGTGGTTTTTTTTCGTGCCAACCGTGCTATTCTCCGACGCTGAGATATCCATTCCTAATCGTCAATGATCTTTAGGATTTCTCTACACTTTATTTATTAGTAGTTTGTTGTATTGCTTTAATACATAATATACCTGTCTCTTTCTCAAAAATCATGGAGTTGTACTTCATGTTAGAATATCTCTTTCTTTACTAATAGGAATACTAGGCACTTTTATTTTAATCAGTATAGTTTCCCCTTGGTATCATTTATTGTTTTATTAAAAGCTACAAGTGTCTTTCTCTGTCCACACTGGTGTTTGCTGCTTATCGTCCCAgaggctctgaaaaaaaaacatcaataCTGGCGGAGCCAGTTAGTTACGATGAAGCATAAGCCAAGAGCTAAGATCAAGCTTAAGTCAAACTGACGAGCCTAGACACCTAGTGTGATCAAGCTCGATCGAAAAGCTTCAGtaaccgtgtgtttggttggggttgGTTGGGGGTTGGGTGGGTTGGGTTGAATCCAACTCAGTTTTTGGGATGGAGCCAACCCaaaagagtgtttggttgcacttcGATTTTAGGGACAGACCCAACAACTCGTTTTAGTGTTTAGTTGAAGGATTGGGGACGGAGCGGGGGTGGGTTGGATTGAATCCAACCCAGTTTTACCCaaaagagtgtttggttgcacttcGATTTTAGGGACAGACCCAACAACTCGTTTTAGTGTTTAGTTGAAGGATTGGGGACGGAGCGGCTCCGttcagtgtttggttgaaggaatTCAGTGTTTAGTGAACATCAACCCGGCTGGAGCGGCTCCGTCCGCCAGATTTTGACGGACGAGTCCAACCCGCATCTGAGAGAAATATTCCACTCTGGAGCCAACCCAACTCTCTCATCCTCCAACCAAATAGCCACGGGAACGGGTTCACTCCGACCCAGCTCGTCCcgctctccaaccaaacacacggtaagTTTGAGATCAGCGTGAGGTCCACAAATGCATTATCCAAATCCTCTATATCCATAGAATGCTTATTAAGGCTTCCTGAACTACTTGACTCATCTTAGGCCTGACTATAGATTAAATTGACTTGAATTACGGAGTACAAACAAGGAGAATATATTCTTTCTGTATGCCATTGGCTAAAACTTTTATTCCATATGTGCAATAAAAATTCCAAATCCTATTGATGCCACTATTCATagattttaatctttttttcaCCCCATTGTTGATCATATTCCAATAGTCCTGGtaataaacatagaaaacaaTGTCTTATCTCTATGAGTTAGACGCATATTTAGTTGCTCCCTTTATGCCCTCCAACTGAGCATATGTTGTAGATTATTGTACTAGTATGCAACTTTGAAAAAAAATCTATTCACTTGAGATGTAGGTAATGTAATGAGTATTTGACAGGCTTACCAAAAATCTATTCACTTGAGATGTACTAGGTAATGTAAGGAGTATTTGACAGGCTTACCTCACGGTTTGAGCTTCTTAGAGGTTGGTTGTAATAAAAGTCAATCTCCATCGAAGCACAAACTATTCTAGGTTTCGCCGTTTCGGCTTTCACCCTCTAAGAAGCTCAAGCTTGAGGTGGCATGCTCACTTGAGCTAACTCGAGATTGACTTTTATTACAATTAACTCGAACTCGAGTCTAGTTGTAAGCACAAACTATTCTAGATTTTGGCTTTCACCCTCTAACAAGACAATCCTTGTCTGCCACCTAAAAACATGATTCTCATATAACAACAGGGTATGACTCCGTGACAATGagactttgattttttttggacGAAGATAATACATTTTGAAGTGCAAATAAGGCTAGCTCTTAGCCAAgactgtggccttgtttagttccttcccgaaaatttttcggaacactgtagcactttcgtttgtttgtagtaattattgtccaatcatggactaactagactcaaaagattcgtctcataaatttcgactaaactgtgtaattagtttttattttcatttatatttaatactgcatacatgcgtttaaagattcgatgtgacgggaaatcttgaaaagtttttggattttgggtggaagtaaacaaggccagtgAGACCATGAAAATAGTATATGCATGGAATTCTCATTCAATCTCACCAGAATAACAACCTGACACCATCTACTTGGAATTCTTGTTTCTTTGTTTACCTATAAAATTAAGTTGATTTTAACCGGGGGCTATCTAGCTGGTcgattttttttaacaaaattcCTGTATGATCTCTGTAATAAAATTCCTAACAGGCCTGAGTAGATGTTGTTGGGGCTAGTCTTGTTCTGCTTTCACGGTAAAAAGCACCATCGTATCGATGTTATGTAAAGCAGATACAGCCTGCCATTGAAGCTTCCAAAGCGAACGAACCAGTGCATTGTGTGTGTGCTTGTACAGTGCTCCTAGACGGCCTTCCCATTCCATTTCCTCGCTTTTGAAGCCTTTGACACATCagagaaagaagaaaaggatgagCAGCGGCTCTACGCACGCTGTCAGTGCCGGAACTCTTTACCTCGGACACTGCGAGACCCTGCAACTTTACAGTACAGGGCTCAAAGCAACAAACGGCAGAGTTGAACTGCGCCAAAGAGCCAGCAAAGACGGCATCTACTGTTGATCGATCTATCCCCACGAAAAAGCCTAAAGTTTTGCTTCAAGTTTTGAGCGATTTGAGCCTTGAGGAGGGCAAATGATGCCGCCGAAGATGCCATCGGTTGGGACTTGGGAGATGCCATGCGCTCTGGATCAAACGAACCACCGGTACAGGGAATGGAGTGTGCTCGTCGAACACGGAAGGTAGCGGCAGCAGTAATGGTGTCTGAATTTTTTTCCTGTCATCAGGCTGCCACTCTCTTCTTCACATATCACAGGCTGCGCCGCTGGGCGCTGCTCGCTACGCCTGGGGCAGAGAGGCCATGCCAGAGTGCCAGTGTAGCTGGGGCAAAGATTTGGGGGGCACCAGGGACCCAGATTGACCGAAAGATTCTGCAGCTTTATCGATCCGCTGGTTTCgtccgaaaagattttggatttcactactgtagtattttcttttatttatgacaaatattatctaattatggactaactaggatcaaaagatttgtctcgtgatttacagataaactatacaattaattttaatttttatttatatttaatatttcatacatgtacCGAAAGATTTAATGTAATGGTAAATCTTAAAAACAAGGCCTTTGCTTCTTTCGTCTGCAGGAGGATCGGTGCGTGCAGGTGCAGCGCCAGCGTGCTCTGTGCAGTgtccctggccctgctgccccctCTTCTGTTGCTCGTCTCTCGGACTGCAGGTCACGCTGCCTATGCTGTCATTGCTGTGAAACACGAGAAATGAACAGGAAGAGAACGACGACACCACACTCGCAAAGGAGTTGACAAATGGGAAATTTGTCCGTCGGACAGAGAGCGTGATTCTACGTACTCCTTCGGTTCTAAATTTTAGCGCATATAGTTCTCAGTTTTGGAGGTAAAATATATGTATAACAAATCATAATAGTTATAACTTTGATCAAACATATAAAAGTTCATAATACTTATAATGCATAATTAAACGTTATCAAATTAATTATTAAATCAATCTTTTATAATAAACTCAATTGAAGACAAGATAATAacaatatttattatgtatAAATGTACTCAAACTTTTGACTGACATAAAACCGTAAAcaacacttattttgggacgaaTAAAGTAAAACATATTATTAAAGTTTAATTTTGTCTTCCACGTACCCGAAAAAGCATGGTTTAGTCTACAACACACTACGCCGAATAAAATAGTTACTGCCCTTTGGTAATCAGGTAAGAGTTGAGAAAGAAAGATCGTGCATGAGGTTAATAatatcggccttgtttagtttgggaaaatttttggatttcgctactgtagcactttcgtttgtttgtggcaaatattatccaatcatagactaactaggatcaaaagattcgtctcacgatttacaggtaaactgcgtaattagtttttgttttcgtctatatttaatgcttcatgcatgtgccgcaagattcgatgtgacggggaatcttagaaaattttgggaactaaacaaggcctcaatgtgCGCAGAGCAGATGGACGATTTAGATCGACCGCAGGCATGTTTCATCGGTGATCACGAAGATGGAGCCTACCCAATGCTACGTATATGAGGCAACACTGTGTAGGGGTGAAGAAAGTACATGAAACAAATTTTGCACCGTTAATTTTCATTTTCTATATTAGAATACAGTTTTTGAATACAGCCAAACATAAACATTATCATTCTCAACAGGTTTACCATTTTGTATTCATTAATTacataaatatagaaaaatgtACAAACCATTtttgttttgtatattttatatattttcagCTATTTTCACACGTGAAAGAGGGACACGTGTGTAAgaaccgtgtgtttggttggagggacGACAGGAGATGGGGAAAGAGGATAAGATTCGTCtggtaaattatagataaactatacaaataattaatttttttatctatacttaatgctccatacatatgctgtaagattcgatataatcaaaaaattttggttctAAGTTGAGTTGGAGCAAGTCCATCCGTCCCTGAGATTTGAGGTTGCCCTCGTCCCTCAAAATTGAGTTCACAGTCACTGGGCGGCGTTAGCTTGCTCACCGCTCGGCCTAATCTTGCTCTGCTCGACTCCTACCCAAACGTTATCAAAGATGACAGGTGGATCTAATCTAATGGCAAAGATTTCCAAGACTAGGACAGGGCTGTGACCTCTGACCTGTGAGGGGGGGCCTTGACTCTTCGCTTTGACCAATATCTACCCCAGTCGGCCATTGAAATCCCTCTGTATCTGTGCGAGTCAGGACTCAGGACGATGTGTGActcctgctggctgctgctactactactgtgTGCTCGTGCAAATTCACATCTGCACCGGCTTTCCCCACGCCTTCttcagtttgcaaaaatttttgttcaggatattatagcattttcgttttcatttagtaattattttctaattatagactaactagatttaaaaaattcatctcgcaatttacagataaatcgtacaattagtttttctttttgtctatatttaatgcttcgtaagattcgatatgacgagaaatcttgaaaagttttttatttttaagttAAAAACAAGGCCTCACCCAAAAAGTTTTTATCTATCTCATCAAAAGTTTAGATACATacataaagtactaaatataaataaaaaataaaccaattacacaattttgttggaaatcacgagacgattcttttaagtctagttagtctataattagcctcaaatgctacagtaacctatatgtgctaatgatagattaattaagtTTAATAAATTTATATCGTAGTTTCCAgtaaaattatataattaatttttttatttatatctgAATACCCTTCAGACAAAATATATCCCAAATTTTTTTTCATCCCCAACTAGACAAGGCGTCACAGGTCGTTGCGGGTGAAAATGAACGCTGACGCGATCGATGAAGTGACCAGAGGGacgcggccttgtttagtttacccaaaaataaaattttttcaagattctcagtcacatcaaatcttgcggcatatgcatggagcattaaatataaatgaaaataaaaactaacaacatagtttgtctgtaaatcatgagatgaatcttttagtctaattactctatgatttgacaatttttatcaaataaaaacgaaagtgttacagtgtcgaaatccgaaattttttcgaatCCTTGGTTGTTTTGACGAGGTTTTGACGGCATGCATCTAGGTTTTGACCAGAAGCACTCTAGTGAGGTGACCTcttctcttaggccttgtttagatctatttttttgaattttgacgctgtaatattttcgttttatttaacaaatattgtccaaacataaagacaaactgtgcaatttgtttttatttttatctatatttaatgctcaatgcatgagcttgatgtgacgagaaattttgaaaagtttttgattttttggataaactagacttaaaagaatcATCTCGTGATTTCTAACAAATGCATgtgtcttgtttagatgcacctaaaaacccaaaactttacaagattcctcatcacatcaaatcttgcggcacatagagtattaaatataaataaaaataaaaactaattacacagtttgtctgtaaatcgcgagacgaatcttttaagcctagctactccataattggacaatgtttgttaaataaaaacaaaggtgctacagtgtcaaaatctaaaaagtttttgcatGTAAACAAGCCTTAATCTTCTGCCTCGTAACTTTGTCCCCTTTTATTTGCGCTGTGCTAGCTTTGGGGTGCTTTGGATAATAAACAGAGTCCTTTTGGATCGCCAAGCCGGTCAACACTCAACAGTAGCCGAAGGTGCAACAGTAACGGCACTTGCTGTACATGAGCTTGTTGCAGTGTAGTGACCCAATGAGCTttgctttaggccttgtttagttcaccctaaaaaccaaaaagttttcaagattctccgtcacaccgaatcttgtggcacatgcatgaaacattaaatatagacaaaaataaaaactaattacacagtttagctgtaaatcacgagacgaatcttttgatcctagttagtccatgattagataatatttgtcacaaacaaacgaaagtgctacagtaccgaaaacttttcacttttcggaactgaacaaggcctaaaaacaaaagtactacaatagccaaatactaaaattttgcgaactaaacaaggccattcaTCAGATAAGAGTAAACGTGGGTTGTGACTTGTGAGCGTATAGAAGCAcagacttttttttttcctttcaagCACATAGATGAGACACGAGAACGGATAGGCCCGTTTTACGCAACGGCGGCCCACTTAGTTAACTGGGTTAACCTGTTGGCCCATCTAGATCTAGGCACGGATGCTCATTGTGGATCCGACTTACTACACAAAGCACAACGTTCGGCATTCAGCAGCTCAGCACCGATGAGGTTTATCAGGGTCAGCTGACCCCCTATTAAATTTGTCAAACCCTATATAAATTTACTGTTAACTAGTGTATTTAGGTGATGACTATTGGAGTTGACTATGGCTTTGTTGTTTTGCCGAATAGATATAACATCACACATTGGTTAAAATGCGTAGCAGCGCTTCTACCTTGGTTTTGAGATTTTCTTTTAAAAACCTATTCATTTTAATTACCACCCTTAAGAAACCATTAGGTTAGAGAAAACCATAGAAAAGGCCAAAGGCATGgacatcacacacacacacacacacacacacacacacacacacacacacacatatatatatatatatatatatatatatatatatatatatatatatatatatatataagtgctattctacactctaggtgtagaatactattttaCACCATAGTGTTATACTGAGCAAAATTTAGTATCGTTCAGTATCTATGTATCTATGTTTCAGTACCGTTCAAATCACCTCCGTCCGGGTGGTTTTTTATGGCGGTTTTGCTACAGAAACCATGGTTTTGCCATAGTAACTGTGgttttgactttttctttttccctatttgttttcatataatctttgaaaaatcatagtaaatcacagaaaaattataaaatagaaaaataattttgttggactccacatgagaagatctacgcaatgaatatataatatggtatactttagtacatttttctgtagctttaaattagttagaaaaatcaaattttatctgtaattaactggaataattcatagttgcagcttctgtggtccaatttggtgaaatttttttggtggactaattattctatgcttgaactatagtaaatattttatactcatcggatcatgtataactatatacacacacacgcaTAAGAGCAATCACACAGCCTaaacttcggccttgtttagattcaaattttttttggattttggcactgtagaaatttcgttttatttgacaaacattatccaatcatggagcaactaggtttaaaagattcgtctcgtgatttatagttaaactgtgcaattagttatcttttttatttatatttaatattccatgcatgtgtcgcaagattcgatgtgacagggaatcttataaagttttgggtttttgggtgtatctaaggccttgtttagtttcgaaaaaatttcggatttcgctactgtagcattttcgtttttatttgacaaatattgtccaatcatgaactaactaggatcaaaagattcatctcacgatttacagacaaactgtgtaattagtttttgttttcgtctatatttaatgcttcatgcatgtgccgcaagattcgatgtgacgggaaatcttgaaaactttttggatttcgtggtgaactaaacaaggccaaggcctTCATTGGCTGACATTCGAAatgattattatttcatatcaatCATAGGAATCTAGGTACAATTATCACACTAATTAGTAAAGCTATACCAACCAAAAAGGACAAATGAAGTGAAGGAATGACAGAGAGGGAACACACACACTAAAGACGACTGACTAAACCCTATCATCATTCACAGGACGCACGGTAGGACGACCTGCTCTTGATGAACTCGAGGCAGTCGGCGATGGCCTCCGCGTAGAAGGAGGAGCTCTGGTCCCTCTCGGGTAGCCGGCCGCGGCGACACGGCGCAGGCCCTGATGACGCTCTCGGCTGTAACCACCTGCCGGCCCTGCTGCCTCCGGGGCGGCACCTGAGTTCCTCCACGCTCCGGAGCAGCAGCCCGACGATGCCGGACAAGCGCAGGCGTACccggagcagcagcaggcgccgccggacgCCGGCATGGCGCACTCGCAGTCGCAGCCCCCAGCGGCGGCCACGCCACATTCCTATCCTTCGGCCGCCGTGGCAGTGGAAGCTCGCCTGCGGCTGGCGGATCATGGATTATTGCCGCCGTTTCTGCAGAGAGCTACTACGTACAGCGCTGGTGATCAGATGGAGCAGTGCACGCGTTTGCTTGGAGGCGATCGGAGTATGCTTATATACAGTGGCATGGCACCGGACCGCCATGGGTAGCTGCAGTGTTAGAGGTCAGGAGAGTAGGTGACCAGGTGCAGGTGGTAGGCCAGGGTGTGATGCCGGACGTACACACAGCAGATGGACCCACGCACGTAATCaccgtttcaaaaaaaaaagaaaaaaaagaaatgtcGCCTTGCAATTGGAGCTATTGTAAACTCAATTGCAAAGACTATATATTCAGCAATCAGGACACTTTTAGCTAGCAATGGATCGTCAATGCCATGTGTACGGATGTCGATATGTAATATTCATGGTGTTTGTTTGTTGGATTAACCTTTCTCTCTTCTAACTGCGCAGAGTCGATTTATGATGTGTTTGGTTGCAATCTCAAAGGTGTTTGTTGTACGTGCCAACAGGTTAATAAGCAGGCTGGACAACAAAAGTGGGATCAAGAAGAGACGATCTAGTACTAACTCATTAGCAACCAAACTTTCAACAACTCCTCAACCAACAAATTGACATGAATGAAATCGCCATGCAATGCAAGTTGCCAAGCTGGCATTTGCTGAATTTAGGCATGAGATGTGTGTACGTATGCACAGAGTATATAGCATAGACGACATTTCGCCACGGGAAAAACACCATACGTACGGTTGTCCACCAGCCGCGAGTGTGATGAGGACAATAAAAGGCTCACAATAAGACACCGATCGGTCGTACAGGAGCTTTGGCCGCGAGCTAGCTCGACAGGTAGGGAGACACGGCCGCCGCGCGACGGCGACGCGGGCATCGGCAGGTAGCTAGCTAGTAGAGCCCCCGCCCCCCGCGTGCGCCGATCCGGCCAATTTCCCCGGCCGGGAACGGATCGACGCCCGGCAAGAGAGAGACGCCGCCGGACAAGGGCCAGGTGCGCACGGCCCCCCTGCCGCGCACACAGTAGTGCATGCATTTCGCCAGGGAACAAACTGAACGCACGGCGCGTCGCACAGCACAGCCAGTACGTTCGATGGCTGCGTGCGGCAAGAGTACACAATGCGCGTCGGCGAGTGCTGGGAGCA is part of the Sorghum bicolor cultivar BTx623 chromosome 10, Sorghum_bicolor_NCBIv3, whole genome shotgun sequence genome and harbors:
- the LOC8067670 gene encoding AT-hook motif nuclear-localized protein 22, coding for MASSKWWEQAALDFPSPQPHQAVPMPPALAPAVASPEGGGKQQQQPQQAGAGAAGAIVPLRRPRGRPLGSKNKPKPPVIITRDSPDALHSHVLEVAPGADVSACVAEYARRRGRGVCVLGASGAVGDVAVRGATAPLRGRFELLSVTGTVLPPPAPPEASGLAVLVSAGQGQVLGGCVVGPLVAAGPVTIFAATFANAVYERLPLADAPELDVKPDLSTATSAGGQDVQQQQQQQPQLPMAPSHQQPPAAMGAGGYADHRSPPYPWGGGV